In the Hymenobacter volaticus genome, one interval contains:
- a CDS encoding efflux RND transporter periplasmic adaptor subunit: protein MRFSLLVLPIRRVLFPLSFTCQSARNIAAVALLLATGALPACQSRSEPVAANAPTGAELPAADSAAPARVGASPELTISPAQYQAAGITLGGFTHQNMTSDVPANGVIDVPPQSYASISAVMGGYVQQVKVLPGQFVAKGAVVAVLRHPDYLKLQQEYLQARARLQFLQQELTRQQELDAEDVGAKRRLQQAQADYQTEQATERALAGQLRLIGLVPERLRAVSLTPSVTLTSPIGGYVKAVNINPGQFVNPQDVLVEVVDRSDLHLQLKVFEKDIAQVHPGQTVLFKLANSRADQQQRAKVYLVGKAFDNDAHTVTVHAHLQEEAASTLLPGQYVAARIQTAGARQRTLPEDAVIQAGDVSYVYARVRPAADGYHFQRYKVKTGPVHYGDVPITPLDSMPDSTQVVRRGAYFLEGEYTKGQE, encoded by the coding sequence ATGAGATTTTCTTTGCTTGTGTTGCCTATACGCCGGGTTCTGTTTCCCCTTTCATTTACTTGCCAGTCAGCTCGCAACATAGCTGCGGTAGCCCTACTACTGGCTACTGGCGCCCTACCGGCCTGTCAGTCGCGCAGTGAACCGGTAGCCGCCAACGCCCCAACTGGGGCCGAGTTACCAGCGGCAGATTCTGCTGCTCCGGCCCGGGTCGGGGCCTCGCCCGAACTAACCATCAGCCCGGCGCAGTACCAAGCCGCGGGCATTACGCTAGGCGGATTTACGCACCAGAACATGACCTCCGACGTGCCGGCCAACGGCGTTATTGACGTGCCCCCTCAGAGCTATGCTTCTATCAGCGCTGTAATGGGTGGGTACGTGCAGCAAGTAAAGGTGCTGCCGGGTCAGTTCGTGGCCAAAGGCGCCGTGGTTGCCGTGCTGCGCCACCCCGACTACCTGAAGCTACAGCAAGAGTACTTGCAGGCCCGCGCCCGGCTGCAATTCCTGCAGCAGGAGCTAACGCGCCAACAGGAGCTGGACGCCGAGGATGTGGGTGCCAAGCGCCGCTTGCAGCAAGCGCAAGCCGACTACCAGACCGAGCAAGCCACTGAGCGAGCCTTGGCCGGCCAACTGCGCTTGATTGGGCTGGTGCCCGAGCGGCTGCGGGCCGTTTCGCTCACGCCCAGTGTCACCCTGACCAGTCCCATTGGCGGCTACGTTAAGGCAGTGAACATCAACCCCGGCCAATTTGTCAATCCGCAGGACGTGCTGGTAGAAGTCGTGGACCGGTCGGATCTGCACTTGCAGCTGAAAGTGTTTGAAAAAGACATTGCCCAGGTGCACCCCGGCCAGACAGTGCTTTTCAAACTCGCCAATAGCCGCGCCGATCAGCAGCAACGAGCCAAGGTTTACCTCGTGGGCAAAGCCTTCGACAATGATGCCCACACGGTTACGGTGCACGCGCACCTGCAGGAAGAGGCCGCTAGCACCTTGCTGCCGGGCCAGTACGTAGCCGCCCGCATCCAAACGGCCGGTGCCCGCCAGCGCACCCTGCCCGAAGATGCCGTCATCCAGGCCGGCGACGTGAGTTACGTGTACGCCCGCGTGCGACCCGCTGCCGACGGCTACCATTTCCAACGCTACAAAGTGAAAACCGGGCCAGTCCACTACGGCGACGTGCCCATCACGCCCCTAGATTCGATGCCCGACAGCACCCAAGTGGTGCGGCGAGGGGCGTATTTTTTGGAAGGCGAATACACCAAAGGCCAGGAATAG
- a CDS encoding CusA/CzcA family heavy metal efflux RND transporter: MLSSIIAASIRNKLFVVLLVVGLIAWGGYSAVRLPLDAIPDITNNQVQVLTQSPALAAQEVEQLLTVPLELQLRTVPGVKEIRSTSRFGLSVITVVFDDEADTYRNRQLVAEKLKAAEGNLGADAGSPGMGPISTGLGEIFQYSLRVAPGYEQKFSLAALRDLQDWVVKRQLASVPGVVDVSSFGGYVRQYEVSVNPDRLNAAGVSMAELFRALQANNANTGGSYLERGPNAYFIRGEGRVSTLQDIGTIVIKQSGMTPLLVRDVAEVGFGHAMRYGAMTRDGKGETVGGIVLMLKGASSEETILGVKAKVAEIQRTLPKGVTIDPFLDRTKLIDKAIHTVSKNLVEGGVIVVVVLLLLLGNLRAGLVVASMIPLCMLFALGLMSAFGVSANLMSLGALDFGLIVDGAVIIVEAMIFQLVHHRAQSAHETMDQLAEGAATRMMRSALFGQLIILIVYFPILALTGIEGKMFRPMALTVSFAILGAMLLCLTYVPAVAAWALRKNIKEEGTLADRIMKFLFRGYQPLIHGALRLRGVVVGGAVGLLVLAAVIFLRMGGEFVPQLDEGDFAVYVGIKPGSSLSQTIATTTQVQRILLDKFPEVEQVVGKVGTSEIPTDPMSMEDSDQIVVLKDQSQWTSAHSREELASKMNEALAGIPGITLEFQQPIQMRFNELISGSKSDISIKIYGDDLDVLYDKANQAASLIRPLPGVGDLKVEQIVALPQMRVLYDRQKLAQYGLNVADLNALVRASFAGDVAGQVYEGERRYDLVVRLDSTSRRGLQDLNSLYVDLPGGGKIPLSEVATVAFRNAPAQVSRDDARRRINIGVNVRNRDVESLVKDIQRKLTQSLPLPTGYTLAYGGQFENLQQAKARLQVAVPVALGLIFLLLYLSFRSVKQAALIFTGIPLAAIGGILALWVRGMPFSISAGVGFIALFGVAVLNGIVLLASVNEFARAGVDSVRERVLEATTERFRPVLLTASVAALGFLPMALSTAAGAEVQKPLATVVIGGLISATLLTLVLLPVLYTLFTKDGEPSPTDAEEPAEAATHHAVAGSAARSVLLVGAGLSLLGLASSARAQTMPAATHSLLPAPGTPLTLVQALQTGLQQSLLVESATLEVSRQRALTRTGYDIPRTLLDFQYGKIQGPLNDRTVNIIQQTSLPMVYAAQRQLLESQVLTAEQRGRVQRRQLTQQIRSAYYQVLTDYRRTALLRRQDSLYRRAARAAEVRYRTGETNRLEQVSASARSLELRNRLATLRTQLQVQRQQLGVLLGAGNTLIAIDTTTQLLASFTAADTAGLSSDANPTLALLRQEVAVSQQQTKVEQLRRLPDLRAGYFNQTINQEGGYHVGQVGLSLPLLGGVQKNRVAAARVAEQAATTQLSYATAQLQGQLVGLRQQLARAQASVAYYEQTALPQAQLILTTAEKSLRAGDIDYVTYVVNTEPAWQIQAAYLDQATQYNELVFALQSLAGPDVQ; this comes from the coding sequence CGGCGTCAAGGAAATTCGTTCTACTTCGCGCTTCGGCCTCTCGGTTATCACGGTTGTGTTCGATGATGAGGCTGACACTTATCGCAACCGCCAACTAGTGGCCGAGAAGCTAAAAGCCGCCGAAGGCAACCTCGGGGCTGATGCCGGCAGCCCGGGAATGGGCCCGATTTCAACCGGACTCGGCGAGATTTTTCAGTACTCGTTGCGCGTGGCGCCCGGCTACGAACAGAAGTTCTCACTGGCCGCGCTGCGCGATTTGCAGGACTGGGTGGTGAAGCGGCAGCTAGCCAGCGTGCCGGGCGTGGTCGATGTGAGCAGCTTCGGGGGATACGTCCGCCAGTACGAGGTGAGCGTCAACCCTGATCGGCTTAACGCAGCCGGCGTGAGTATGGCCGAACTGTTTCGGGCTCTGCAAGCTAACAACGCCAATACCGGCGGCAGCTACCTCGAACGCGGGCCCAACGCCTACTTCATCCGCGGCGAAGGCCGCGTCAGTACCCTGCAAGATATTGGCACCATCGTCATCAAACAGTCGGGCATGACGCCGCTGCTGGTGCGCGACGTGGCCGAGGTGGGTTTCGGGCACGCCATGCGCTACGGAGCCATGACCCGCGACGGCAAGGGCGAAACCGTAGGTGGCATCGTGCTGATGCTCAAGGGCGCCTCGTCGGAGGAAACCATACTGGGCGTGAAAGCCAAGGTGGCTGAAATCCAGCGCACCCTGCCTAAAGGCGTAACCATTGACCCGTTTCTGGACCGTACCAAGCTGATCGACAAAGCCATTCATACCGTCAGTAAGAACTTGGTTGAAGGCGGTGTCATTGTGGTGGTCGTGCTCTTGTTGCTGCTCGGCAACCTGCGGGCGGGCCTGGTGGTGGCCAGCATGATACCACTGTGCATGCTGTTTGCTCTTGGGCTGATGAGCGCCTTCGGGGTGTCGGCCAATCTGATGTCACTCGGCGCCCTGGACTTTGGGCTCATTGTTGATGGGGCCGTGATTATCGTGGAAGCCATGATATTCCAGCTGGTGCACCACCGGGCGCAGTCCGCCCACGAAACCATGGACCAACTAGCCGAAGGGGCTGCTACTCGCATGATGCGCTCTGCCTTGTTTGGACAGCTCATCATCTTGATCGTGTACTTCCCCATCTTGGCCCTGACCGGCATCGAAGGCAAGATGTTCCGGCCTATGGCCCTGACGGTGAGCTTCGCCATCCTGGGGGCCATGCTGCTGTGCTTGACGTACGTGCCGGCGGTGGCGGCCTGGGCGCTGCGCAAAAACATCAAAGAGGAAGGCACCCTGGCCGACCGCATCATGAAATTTCTGTTTCGGGGCTACCAGCCGCTTATCCACGGGGCATTGCGTTTGCGTGGAGTGGTAGTCGGTGGAGCTGTGGGGCTGTTGGTGCTGGCCGCTGTCATCTTCCTGCGAATGGGTGGTGAGTTCGTGCCCCAGCTCGACGAAGGAGACTTTGCTGTGTATGTAGGCATCAAGCCGGGCAGCTCGCTTTCCCAGACCATTGCTACCACCACCCAAGTTCAGCGAATCTTGCTGGATAAATTTCCGGAGGTCGAGCAGGTGGTGGGCAAAGTCGGCACCTCGGAAATTCCTACCGATCCAATGTCGATGGAAGACTCCGACCAGATTGTGGTACTCAAAGATCAGAGCCAGTGGACTTCGGCCCACTCCCGCGAGGAATTGGCTAGCAAGATGAATGAGGCGCTGGCGGGTATTCCGGGCATCACGCTCGAATTCCAGCAGCCCATTCAGATGCGCTTCAACGAACTGATTTCCGGTTCGAAGTCCGACATCAGCATCAAAATCTACGGCGACGACTTGGACGTGCTCTACGATAAAGCCAACCAGGCCGCCAGCCTGATCCGGCCGCTGCCCGGCGTGGGCGACTTAAAGGTCGAGCAAATTGTGGCGCTGCCGCAGATGCGCGTGCTTTATGACCGGCAGAAGCTGGCCCAGTATGGCCTTAACGTAGCCGACCTAAATGCCCTGGTGCGCGCCTCGTTTGCCGGCGATGTGGCCGGGCAAGTGTACGAAGGCGAGCGGCGCTACGACCTGGTAGTGCGCCTCGATTCCACCAGCCGTCGGGGGTTACAGGACTTGAACAGCCTGTACGTAGACTTGCCGGGCGGCGGAAAAATTCCGTTGTCGGAAGTGGCTACGGTGGCTTTCCGCAACGCTCCTGCTCAGGTATCGCGCGATGATGCTCGTCGGCGCATCAATATCGGCGTGAACGTGCGTAACCGCGACGTGGAAAGCTTGGTGAAAGATATTCAGCGAAAGCTCACGCAGAGTTTGCCTCTACCTACTGGCTACACCTTGGCCTACGGCGGGCAGTTCGAGAACTTACAGCAAGCCAAGGCCCGCCTCCAAGTGGCCGTGCCGGTGGCATTGGGCCTGATTTTCCTGCTGCTCTACCTGTCTTTTCGCTCCGTGAAACAAGCTGCGCTGATTTTCACTGGTATTCCGCTGGCGGCCATTGGCGGTATTCTGGCCTTGTGGGTGCGGGGCATGCCATTTAGCATTTCGGCCGGCGTGGGCTTCATTGCGCTGTTCGGGGTGGCCGTGCTCAACGGTATCGTGCTGCTGGCCAGCGTGAATGAGTTTGCTCGGGCTGGGGTGGACAGCGTACGAGAGCGGGTGCTTGAAGCCACTACCGAACGCTTCCGGCCGGTGTTGCTGACCGCCTCAGTGGCCGCCTTGGGTTTCCTCCCCATGGCGTTGTCGACGGCGGCGGGGGCCGAAGTGCAGAAGCCGCTGGCGACGGTCGTTATCGGCGGCCTGATTTCAGCTACTCTGCTTACGTTGGTATTGCTGCCAGTGCTCTACACCCTCTTCACCAAGGACGGGGAACCGAGTCCTACCGACGCCGAGGAGCCTGCCGAAGCGGCAACCCACCACGCCGTAGCGGGTTCCGCGGCGCGTAGTGTGCTACTTGTGGGCGCGGGCCTAAGCTTGCTCGGGCTAGCATCTTCGGCGCGGGCTCAAACTATGCCCGCGGCCACCCACTCCCTCTTGCCGGCTCCGGGCACGCCGCTCACCTTAGTGCAAGCGCTGCAGACAGGTTTGCAGCAAAGTCTGCTGGTTGAATCCGCGACATTGGAGGTTAGCCGGCAACGGGCCCTGACGCGCACCGGCTACGACATTCCGCGTACGTTGCTCGATTTTCAGTACGGTAAGATCCAAGGGCCGCTCAACGACCGGACGGTGAATATCATTCAGCAAACTTCGCTGCCTATGGTGTATGCTGCCCAGCGCCAACTGCTGGAAAGCCAGGTGCTAACGGCCGAGCAGCGCGGCCGGGTGCAACGCCGGCAACTCACCCAACAAATTCGCAGCGCCTATTACCAGGTGCTGACCGACTACCGCCGCACCGCCCTGCTGCGCCGCCAAGACAGTCTTTACCGTCGAGCGGCCCGAGCCGCCGAGGTGCGCTACCGCACGGGCGAAACCAACCGCTTGGAGCAGGTATCCGCTTCGGCCCGCTCGCTGGAGCTACGCAATCGGCTCGCCACTTTGCGTACGCAACTTCAGGTGCAGCGCCAGCAACTAGGCGTGCTGCTAGGCGCCGGCAACACACTGATTGCTATTGACACCACCACCCAGCTGCTGGCTTCGTTCACTGCTGCCGACACCGCTGGCCTAAGCTCCGACGCTAACCCCACACTAGCCTTGCTTCGGCAGGAAGTGGCCGTGAGTCAGCAGCAAACTAAAGTCGAGCAACTACGCCGCTTACCCGACCTGCGGGCGGGCTATTTCAACCAGACTATCAACCAGGAAGGTGGCTACCACGTTGGGCAGGTAGGGTTGTCGTTGCCCTTGCTAGGTGGCGTGCAAAAAAACCGGGTGGCTGCCGCTCGGGTGGCCGAGCAAGCGGCTACAACGCAGCTTTCCTACGCTACCGCGCAATTGCAGGGACAATTAGTTGGTTTGCGCCAGCAACTCGCCCGCGCCCAAGCGTCGGTGGCGTACTACGAGCAGACGGCGCTGCCACAAGCCCAACTCATTCTTACCACCGCCGAGAAAAGTTTGCGTGCTGGCGACATCGACTACGTCACCTATGTGGTGAACACCGAGCCGGCCTGGCAGATTCAGGCCGCTTACCTCGACCAAGCCACCCAATACAACGAGTTAGTTTTTGCTCTGCAGTCGCTCGCCGGGCCAGATGTTCAATAG